The following proteins are encoded in a genomic region of Mycolicibacterium rutilum:
- a CDS encoding glyoxalase superfamily protein, producing the protein MRFERAVPILRVFDAAKADEFYLGYLGFTTDWEHRFEPGMPLYRQISRSELIIHLSEHHGDGTPGSAVFLPMHGIAQFHAELAAKDYAFARPGLEREPWGITIDVADPFGNQLRFCDNDAQKGGGS; encoded by the coding sequence ATGCGATTCGAACGCGCCGTCCCGATCCTGCGGGTGTTCGACGCCGCCAAGGCCGACGAGTTCTATCTCGGCTATCTCGGTTTCACCACCGACTGGGAGCACCGGTTCGAACCCGGCATGCCGCTGTATCGCCAGATCAGCCGCTCGGAGTTGATCATTCACCTCTCCGAGCACCACGGCGACGGGACGCCGGGCAGCGCCGTGTTCCTGCCGATGCACGGCATCGCGCAGTTCCACGCCGAACTCGCCGCCAAGGATTACGCCTTCGCCCGCCCCGGCCTCGAACGCGAACCCTGGGGCATAACCATCGACGTCGCCGATCCCTTCGGCAACCAACTGCGCTTCTGCGACAACGACGCTCAGAAGGGTGGTGGTTCGTAG
- a CDS encoding HNH endonuclease signature motif containing protein: MSVDPSSIEHMYDPAYGATDADLITFMGEEVREESAALGRRWFLVAELAGRRFPEMVGRQMYCADSISSVAAEISPVLNISHSRAVWQVETAITLRDRHPQVFKRLCRGLIDYRMVSMIVARTDNVADDVMVELDEAMAGRVEKWMKLSKNKLRDRIDLFIAEFDPAAVRVPPDADKHRYIDIDPGDTAGTAFVSGRLHAEDGAALDQRLDALADTVCSNDPRTKSQRRADACGPLARGEATLACQCGLDDCPARANRAAANAAVIHVLAEQGTIAGTSDKPGYLPGFGVLPAQSVRNLLPAAQTKPVTVPTADTAAQTGYRPNATLTEFLRWRDLTCRWPGCDKPVQRCDIDHTVPWPYGPTHPSNTKHYCRIHHITKTFNTGAGGFTDEQLPDGTIVLTAPTGHTYRSQAHGASMFPALRQPTGTVETTPLPPESPDRIAMMPRRRQTREQDRRERIATERRKRTEIITEQQRQHQAWLAATYEPPPF; this comes from the coding sequence ATGTCGGTGGACCCGAGTAGTATCGAACATATGTACGATCCCGCTTACGGCGCCACGGACGCGGATCTGATCACCTTCATGGGTGAGGAGGTTCGTGAGGAGTCTGCGGCGTTGGGGCGGCGGTGGTTTCTGGTTGCCGAGTTGGCCGGTCGGCGGTTCCCGGAGATGGTCGGACGTCAGATGTACTGTGCTGATTCGATCTCCTCGGTGGCCGCAGAGATATCGCCGGTACTCAACATCAGCCACTCGCGGGCGGTATGGCAGGTCGAGACGGCGATCACGCTGCGCGACCGGCACCCGCAGGTGTTCAAACGGCTGTGTCGCGGCCTGATCGACTACCGGATGGTCTCGATGATCGTCGCGCGCACCGACAACGTCGCCGACGACGTCATGGTCGAACTCGATGAAGCCATGGCCGGGCGGGTCGAAAAGTGGATGAAACTGTCGAAGAACAAACTGCGCGACCGCATCGATCTGTTCATCGCCGAATTCGACCCGGCCGCCGTGCGCGTGCCACCGGACGCCGACAAGCACCGATACATCGATATCGACCCCGGCGACACCGCCGGAACGGCCTTCGTGTCAGGCAGGTTGCACGCCGAAGACGGAGCAGCCCTCGATCAACGGTTGGATGCGTTGGCCGACACCGTCTGTAGCAACGATCCGCGCACCAAATCCCAGCGACGCGCCGACGCGTGCGGCCCGCTGGCACGCGGCGAGGCGACATTGGCCTGCCAGTGCGGGCTCGACGACTGCCCGGCACGCGCCAACCGCGCCGCCGCCAATGCCGCGGTCATCCATGTACTCGCCGAACAGGGCACCATCGCAGGAACCAGCGACAAACCCGGCTACCTACCCGGATTCGGCGTTCTTCCGGCCCAGTCCGTGCGCAACCTGCTCCCTGCGGCCCAGACCAAACCGGTGACCGTACCGACCGCCGACACCGCCGCACAAACCGGCTATCGCCCCAACGCCACGCTGACCGAATTCCTACGCTGGCGCGACCTGACATGTCGCTGGCCAGGATGCGACAAACCCGTGCAGCGCTGCGACATCGACCACACGGTGCCCTGGCCCTACGGACCGACACACCCGTCCAACACCAAGCACTACTGCCGAATCCACCACATCACCAAAACGTTCAACACCGGCGCCGGCGGCTTCACAGACGAACAACTGCCCGACGGCACCATCGTGCTCACCGCACCCACCGGACACACCTACCGCTCACAGGCACACGGCGCGAGCATGTTCCCCGCGCTGCGACAACCCACCGGCACCGTCGAAACCACACCACTACCACCCGAAAGCCCCGACCGCATCGCGATGATGCCGCGACGCCGACAGACCCGAGAACAAGACCGCCGCGAGCGCATCGCCACCGAACGCCGCAAACGCACCGAAATCATCACCGAACAACAACGCCAACACCAAGCCTGGCTGGCCGCCACCTACGAACCACCACCCTTCTGA
- a CDS encoding alpha/beta hydrolase fold domain-containing protein: MARDTGATVVVPMYGLAPHSTAGVEVPRIADLLSAVIDEHSAKQVTVYGDSAGGGLALAAGQELVRRGSPTPASLVLQEKALATAGSQFTFILRKGQVHDWALPLLPEGLAERRQILTVLTGRSGAPWAGLLPLLRSFSSCTFNVGGPE; the protein is encoded by the coding sequence ATCGCCCGCGACACCGGCGCGACGGTGGTCGTGCCGATGTACGGATTGGCGCCGCACAGCACCGCCGGTGTTGAGGTTCCGCGTATCGCGGACCTCCTGTCCGCGGTGATCGACGAGCACAGCGCGAAACAGGTGACGGTGTACGGAGATTCGGCAGGCGGGGGTCTCGCGTTGGCCGCGGGTCAGGAACTCGTCCGGCGCGGGTCGCCGACACCGGCGAGCCTGGTGCTGCAGGAAAAGGCACTGGCGACGGCCGGATCTCAGTTCACGTTCATTCTCCGCAAGGGCCAGGTCCACGATTGGGCACTGCCGTTGCTGCCGGAGGGGTTGGCGGAGCGGCGGCAGATCCTGACCGTGCTGACCGGCCGCAGTGGTGCGCCGTGGGCGGGTCTGCTGCCCTTGCTTAGATCCTTTTCGTCGTGCACGTTCAATGTCGGTGGACCCGAGTAG
- a CDS encoding alpha/beta hydrolase has product MLNRASCLIASVGLGVAIWTGLGCGVALADPTDSGSESAASESSEKASEDSTPASAQNDDNEKDEVDRVDDEIDAAEDETDTDDTESRPKSKKSRLSTPVEPEADAAPATVVVTEPDPVDERPVLDVPEEVDMPDEVVEADEPAEGTVDLPPPPESVAAALSPLSTAGGAPEIPVNTPAEWAFLAAARREIAAPDVAADWESQYTGAPSLVHELVVTGLRVVDLVLKPFGGLLTFTSLEVPLFTDGVPPFFFRHGLRVERTEFEGTPVWSLRPQDPSGKYIVALHGGAYVAEASLFHWWTYTDMARDTGATVLVPLYPLVPDGGTADVVVPQTADYLEQLITEHGADNVSVIGDSAGGGIALAAVQELVHRGSAVPERMVLFAPWLDATVSDPLSRQLDPGDPLLDVPNLVRAGQDWGGVLGVDHRYASPLYGSIEGLPPIAVYSGSLDLLTPDTLRLQQLVTENGYDNFTFNLSRGRLHDWAIFGFLPDAQAVRPSVYRDLLGEPEARGDHVHQRRRA; this is encoded by the coding sequence ATGCTCAACCGGGCGAGCTGCCTGATCGCATCCGTCGGGCTTGGTGTTGCGATCTGGACTGGGCTCGGCTGCGGTGTGGCGCTTGCCGATCCGACGGATTCCGGTAGCGAGTCCGCGGCGTCAGAGAGCTCCGAGAAGGCGTCTGAAGATTCGACACCTGCGTCAGCGCAGAATGACGACAACGAAAAAGACGAGGTCGACAGAGTCGACGACGAAATCGACGCCGCCGAAGACGAAACCGACACCGACGACACCGAGTCGCGCCCGAAGTCGAAGAAGTCCCGGTTGAGCACACCGGTGGAGCCGGAGGCTGACGCCGCCCCTGCCACCGTCGTTGTGACCGAGCCGGACCCGGTCGACGAGCGACCCGTGCTCGACGTTCCCGAAGAGGTCGACATGCCCGACGAGGTCGTCGAGGCCGATGAGCCGGCGGAGGGCACCGTCGACCTGCCTCCGCCACCGGAATCTGTCGCCGCGGCGCTCAGCCCGCTCTCGACCGCGGGCGGCGCCCCCGAAATACCGGTCAATACACCGGCGGAATGGGCGTTCCTGGCCGCCGCGCGGCGCGAGATCGCGGCGCCGGACGTCGCTGCCGATTGGGAAAGCCAGTACACCGGCGCACCGAGTCTCGTCCACGAACTCGTGGTCACCGGTCTGCGGGTCGTCGATCTCGTGCTCAAACCGTTCGGCGGCCTGCTCACCTTCACCAGCCTGGAGGTGCCGCTGTTCACCGACGGGGTGCCGCCGTTTTTCTTCCGGCACGGCCTGAGGGTGGAGCGCACCGAGTTCGAGGGCACACCGGTGTGGTCGCTGCGGCCGCAGGATCCGTCGGGCAAGTACATCGTCGCGCTGCACGGCGGCGCCTATGTCGCCGAAGCCAGCCTGTTCCACTGGTGGACCTACACCGACATGGCGCGCGATACCGGTGCGACGGTGCTCGTGCCGCTCTACCCGCTTGTCCCGGACGGTGGCACGGCAGATGTCGTCGTTCCTCAGACGGCGGATTACCTCGAACAGCTCATCACCGAGCACGGCGCCGACAACGTCAGCGTCATCGGGGACTCGGCAGGCGGCGGCATCGCGCTCGCCGCGGTGCAGGAGCTGGTACATCGGGGGTCGGCGGTGCCGGAGCGCATGGTGTTGTTCGCGCCGTGGCTCGATGCGACGGTCAGCGATCCGCTGAGCCGCCAGCTCGACCCTGGCGACCCGCTCCTCGATGTGCCGAATCTTGTTCGGGCAGGCCAGGACTGGGGCGGGGTACTCGGCGTCGATCACCGGTACGCCAGCCCGCTGTACGGGTCGATAGAAGGGCTACCACCGATCGCGGTCTACTCCGGATCACTGGACCTGCTCACCCCAGACACTTTGCGGCTGCAGCAGCTGGTCACCGAAAACGGGTACGACAATTTCACCTTCAACTTGAGCCGGGGGCGGCTCCACGACTGGGCGATCTTCGGTTTCCTCCCCGATGCGCAGGCGGTGCGGCCGTCGGTGTACCGGGACCTGCTGGGCGAGCCCGAAGCGCGTGGTGACCACGTTCACCAGCGCCGTCGGGCTTGA
- a CDS encoding acyl-CoA synthetase codes for MNLFALLDQAASRFGERGAVYLGARQVHTWAQLRERALRLAATLGQPGTRVAVASENRPEIIELMFAVWAAECVYVPINYKLHPREMGQILEDSGATQVFASPKIAPTLDAPLEVIGTPAYENRFAGEALAPPVTDAETLAWLFYTSGTTGKSKGAMLSHRNLMAMTVSHLADFDAPDENCSLVHGAPMSHGSGLYVPPYVLRGARQVIPESAAFEPDEFLDLCESHPGCSAFLAPTMVQRLVQTGRSCPANLRTIVYGGGPMYVDSLKKAMAAFGPVFVQLYGQGEAPMTITGLRRHDHVDADDAVLGSVGYARSGVDVAVLSDDGTPAAVGEIGEIVCHGDVVMSGYWNNPDATAATLQNGWLRTGDMGSFDDRGYLTLRDRSKDVVISGGSNIYPREVEEVLLEHPGVIEAGVVGAPDEEWGEVVVAFVVGDVTVEELDAHLLERIARFKRPKRYEFIDELPKNSYGKVLKRALRERLQ; via the coding sequence GTGAACCTGTTCGCGCTGCTCGACCAGGCCGCGAGCCGGTTCGGCGAGCGCGGCGCGGTGTATCTCGGTGCGCGGCAGGTGCATACGTGGGCGCAGCTGCGGGAGCGGGCGCTGCGGCTGGCGGCCACGCTCGGACAACCCGGCACCCGCGTCGCGGTCGCCAGCGAGAACCGGCCCGAGATCATCGAGTTGATGTTCGCGGTGTGGGCGGCCGAATGCGTGTACGTGCCGATCAACTACAAGCTGCATCCGCGCGAGATGGGGCAGATCCTCGAAGACTCCGGTGCGACGCAGGTGTTCGCGTCACCGAAGATCGCGCCGACGCTCGACGCCCCGCTCGAGGTGATCGGCACCCCGGCATACGAGAACCGGTTCGCCGGTGAGGCTTTGGCGCCGCCGGTGACGGATGCCGAGACGCTGGCGTGGTTGTTCTACACCAGCGGAACGACCGGCAAGTCCAAGGGGGCGATGCTGTCGCACCGCAACCTGATGGCGATGACGGTGTCGCACCTGGCCGATTTCGACGCGCCCGACGAGAACTGCAGCCTGGTGCACGGTGCGCCGATGTCGCACGGATCGGGTCTGTACGTCCCGCCGTACGTGTTGCGCGGTGCGCGGCAGGTGATCCCGGAGTCGGCGGCGTTCGAGCCCGACGAGTTCCTCGACCTGTGCGAGAGCCATCCCGGCTGCAGCGCGTTCCTCGCGCCGACGATGGTGCAGCGGCTGGTGCAGACCGGCCGTTCGTGCCCGGCCAATCTGCGGACCATCGTCTACGGCGGCGGGCCGATGTACGTCGACAGCTTGAAGAAGGCGATGGCGGCGTTCGGACCGGTGTTCGTGCAGTTGTACGGCCAGGGTGAGGCGCCGATGACGATCACCGGGCTGCGCAGGCACGACCACGTCGACGCCGACGATGCGGTGCTGGGGTCGGTGGGTTACGCCCGCTCCGGTGTCGACGTCGCGGTGCTGAGCGACGACGGGACGCCCGCCGCGGTCGGTGAAATCGGCGAAATCGTCTGCCACGGAGACGTCGTCATGTCCGGCTACTGGAACAACCCCGATGCGACGGCCGCGACGCTGCAGAACGGGTGGCTGCGCACCGGCGACATGGGGTCGTTCGACGACCGCGGTTACCTCACGCTCCGTGACCGGTCCAAGGACGTGGTGATCAGCGGCGGCAGCAACATCTATCCCCGTGAGGTCGAAGAGGTACTGCTCGAGCATCCCGGCGTGATCGAGGCCGGCGTCGTCGGTGCGCCCGACGAGGAGTGGGGCGAGGTGGTGGTCGCGTTCGTCGTCGGCGATGTGACCGTCGAGGAACTCGACGCCCATCTGCTCGAGCGGATCGCCCGGTTCAAGCGGCCGAAGCGCTACGAGTTCATCGACGAGCTGCCGAAGAACAGTTACGGCAAAGTGCTCAAACGCGCACTGCGCGAGCGTTTGCAGTGA
- a CDS encoding SDR family NAD(P)-dependent oxidoreductase, with protein sequence MQVAIVTGASSGIGFGCATKLAEMGMAVLGTGRDANRLADLEAAIGDPDRVATVAVDLTADDAPQRIVAAALDRWGRIDFLVNNAGVGSPKPLHETDDDSLDYFLGLMLRAPFRLARDVIGHMESGSGIVNVTSTFAVVGGLRGGAYSAAKGGLTSLTQHIACQYGPQGIRCNAVAPGVTLTPMVATRLEDDRFRKINTEMTPYPRLGEVNDIASTVAFLCSDGASFINGQTIVVDGGWSSTKYLSDFALNAEWVARQ encoded by the coding sequence ATGCAGGTAGCGATCGTGACGGGCGCCAGCAGCGGGATCGGCTTCGGCTGCGCGACGAAGCTCGCCGAGATGGGGATGGCGGTGCTGGGCACCGGGCGTGACGCGAACCGGCTCGCCGACCTGGAGGCGGCGATCGGTGACCCTGACCGGGTGGCCACCGTCGCCGTCGACCTCACCGCCGACGACGCGCCGCAGCGCATCGTGGCGGCGGCGCTCGACCGGTGGGGCCGCATCGACTTTCTGGTCAACAACGCGGGTGTGGGGAGCCCGAAGCCGTTACACGAGACCGACGACGACTCGTTGGACTACTTCCTCGGGCTGATGCTGCGGGCGCCGTTCCGGTTGGCCCGCGATGTCATCGGGCACATGGAGTCCGGTTCGGGGATCGTCAACGTGACGTCGACGTTCGCGGTGGTGGGCGGGCTGCGCGGCGGTGCGTACTCGGCGGCCAAGGGCGGCTTGACCTCGCTGACGCAGCACATCGCGTGCCAGTACGGGCCGCAGGGCATCCGGTGCAACGCGGTGGCTCCTGGAGTGACGTTGACCCCGATGGTGGCCACCCGGTTGGAAGACGACCGGTTCCGCAAGATCAACACGGAGATGACGCCGTACCCGCGGCTGGGTGAGGTCAACGACATCGCGAGCACCGTGGCGTTCCTGTGTTCGGACGGCGCGAGTTTCATCAACGGTCAGACGATCGTCGTCGACGGCGGCTGGAGTTCGACGAAGTACCTGTCCGACTTCGCGCTCAACGCCGAGTGGGTGGCACGGCAGTGA
- a CDS encoding AMP-binding protein: protein MRVDEKRSADAYRRGLWVHETLADSLRDAAAATPDRTALVDGDVRLSCRELHDRAVAVAQALMARMPAGSVVSFMLPNWYEAAVIYLGATLAGMVVNPILPSLRDHELSFILGDSDCRAVFVPASFNGFDYAAMLDRVTAAMTAPPEVVVVRGEAGAHTPYESLFGGAGTAVLPVLNADSVRMILYTSGTTGRPKGVLHTHNSIHALIRQIGEHWRVDAGDTFLVPSPIAHIGGSIYAFECPLLLGSTAVLMQRWDPDAAVGLMLGERVTHMAGATPFLDGLLAAAQRAGTQLPDLKVFICGGASVPPSLIRRATDYFEAATVSRVYGSTEVPVTTVGALGDTDHAADTDGRPGIAEIKLAGEEICARGPQMLVGYLHLADETEAFDEDGYFRTGDLGRWVDDGYLVVTGRAKDIIIRNGENISPKEIEDILIGHPGIAEIAIVGVPDERTGERACAVVVATDEPPPDVAGMRALLEEQGLARFKAPEQVAVWESLPKNDAGKVLKHRIRAELECR, encoded by the coding sequence GTGCGGGTCGACGAGAAGCGCAGCGCCGACGCCTATCGGCGCGGGTTGTGGGTGCACGAAACCCTGGCCGACTCGCTGCGCGACGCCGCCGCGGCCACCCCTGACCGGACGGCGTTGGTGGACGGTGATGTTCGGCTGAGCTGCCGGGAACTGCACGACCGGGCGGTGGCGGTGGCGCAGGCGTTGATGGCGCGCATGCCCGCCGGCAGCGTGGTGTCGTTCATGCTGCCGAACTGGTATGAGGCCGCCGTCATCTATCTCGGCGCGACGCTGGCCGGCATGGTGGTGAACCCGATCCTGCCGTCGCTGCGTGACCACGAGTTGAGCTTCATCCTGGGCGATTCGGACTGCCGGGCGGTGTTCGTGCCGGCGTCGTTCAACGGTTTCGACTACGCCGCGATGCTCGACCGGGTCACCGCGGCGATGACCGCACCGCCGGAGGTCGTCGTCGTCCGCGGTGAGGCCGGTGCGCACACCCCGTACGAGTCGCTGTTCGGCGGCGCGGGCACGGCCGTGCTGCCGGTGCTCAACGCCGACAGCGTCCGGATGATCCTTTACACCTCGGGCACGACCGGACGCCCGAAAGGCGTCCTGCACACGCACAATTCGATCCACGCATTGATCCGTCAGATCGGCGAGCACTGGCGCGTCGATGCCGGCGACACGTTCTTGGTGCCGTCGCCGATCGCGCACATCGGCGGGTCCATCTACGCGTTCGAGTGTCCGCTGCTGCTGGGCAGTACCGCGGTGCTGATGCAACGCTGGGACCCCGACGCCGCGGTCGGCTTGATGCTCGGTGAACGCGTCACCCACATGGCCGGTGCCACACCGTTCCTCGACGGACTGCTCGCCGCCGCGCAGCGTGCAGGGACCCAGCTGCCGGATCTGAAGGTCTTCATCTGCGGCGGCGCGTCGGTCCCGCCGTCGCTGATCCGCAGGGCCACCGACTATTTCGAGGCTGCGACGGTGTCGCGGGTGTACGGCTCGACCGAGGTGCCGGTCACCACCGTCGGCGCGCTCGGCGACACCGACCACGCCGCCGACACCGACGGCAGGCCGGGCATCGCGGAGATCAAGCTCGCCGGTGAGGAGATCTGCGCGCGCGGACCGCAGATGCTGGTGGGTTATCTGCATCTGGCGGACGAGACCGAGGCCTTCGACGAGGACGGCTATTTCCGCACGGGCGATCTCGGCCGGTGGGTCGACGACGGCTACTTGGTGGTCACCGGCCGCGCCAAAGACATCATCATCCGCAACGGCGAGAACATCTCCCCCAAGGAGATCGAAGACATCCTGATCGGCCACCCGGGCATCGCCGAGATCGCGATCGTCGGTGTGCCCGACGAGCGCACCGGGGAGCGGGCCTGCGCGGTCGTGGTGGCAACCGACGAACCGCCGCCCGATGTCGCGGGCATGCGCGCCCTGCTCGAGGAGCAAGGCCTGGCGCGGTTCAAGGCGCCCGAGCAGGTGGCGGTGTGGGAGTCGTTGCCCAAGAACGACGCCGGGAAAGTGTTGAAACATCGGATACGAGCGGAGCTGGAATGCAGGTAG
- a CDS encoding GntR family transcriptional regulator produces the protein MTVSPTDHRYLQVARTLRKEIVDGIYPVGSQLPTEQQLCERFAVSRYTVREALRRLREDNLIASRPRAGTLVVPRPTTNSYAQDVVSIDDLLAFAAGAQLAIESNAMVTVDDATAARTGLEAGSQWLAVKGCRRAEGDDTPVCTTEYYINRAFAAVGRLLQRHSGPIFPLIEDLFGVSIVEVHQEMAAVTVTPELAGVLKVDAGTAALEMRRSYTTSDGEVAQVTVNTHPSSRYRHSMTMRRVKG, from the coding sequence ATGACCGTCAGCCCCACCGACCATCGCTACCTGCAGGTGGCGCGGACGCTGCGCAAGGAGATCGTCGACGGGATCTATCCGGTCGGCTCCCAGCTGCCCACCGAACAGCAGCTGTGTGAGCGGTTCGCCGTGAGCCGCTACACGGTGCGTGAGGCGCTGCGAAGGCTGCGCGAGGACAACTTGATCGCGTCGCGGCCCCGCGCGGGCACGCTGGTGGTGCCGCGTCCCACCACCAATTCGTACGCCCAGGACGTCGTGTCGATCGACGACCTGTTGGCGTTCGCAGCGGGGGCGCAACTGGCGATCGAGTCGAACGCGATGGTGACCGTCGACGACGCGACGGCGGCGCGCACCGGCCTGGAGGCCGGCTCGCAGTGGCTGGCGGTCAAGGGGTGCCGCCGCGCCGAAGGCGACGACACCCCCGTGTGCACCACCGAGTACTACATCAACCGGGCGTTCGCGGCGGTCGGCCGTCTGTTGCAACGACATTCGGGGCCGATCTTCCCGCTGATCGAGGATCTGTTCGGGGTCAGCATCGTCGAGGTGCACCAGGAGATGGCCGCCGTCACCGTCACACCGGAACTCGCCGGAGTACTCAAGGTCGACGCGGGCACCGCTGCGTTGGAGATGCGCCGCAGCTACACGACGTCCGACGGTGAGGTCGCACAGGTGACCGTCAACACGCACCCGTCGTCGCGGTACCGGCACTCGATGACCATGCGCCGGGTGAAGGGTTAG